GCCCTCCTTCAACAAGCGCACGACCTCACGGAACGCCGCCATCCCACCACGCGAGGACGAGCCCCTAACGGGAAAAAACCCAAGGGAGTTGACCAGGCGGGCGAGGATCTCCCCATCGGCGCTGCGGCTCATCATGACCGGGATGGCCTGATCGCGGTAGTAATAGACGAAGAAGAAGAGCTGGCTGTGCCAGATGGCCAGGATGGGCTCGCCCGTCCGGCGCAGCCTCTGCTCGGTCTCGTAGTTGATGAAGGCGCACCGCAGACTCCGGCCGAGCAGCCGGGTGAGCACGGCCCCCGCAGGCAGGAGCGACATCCACCAGGGATGCTCCACGGCCCATCCTCCCAAACAGTTGCAGAATTGGCGGGGCTGATTATATCACCGGCCCCTGTGAGGTTTCAACGGCTAGAGGAATTCGAGAATTCTCCGGGCGGCCCGCTCGGTGGCACCACCATCGCCCAGGAGGCTTCGGACCTTATCGAGCTCGGCCACCATGGTCTGGCGGACGACCGGCTCATCGAGGATGGACAGGGCCTCGCGGGCAATCGCCTCGGGGGAAGCCTCTTTCTGGGATAGCTCCGGCACAATGGTCCGGCCGGCCACGATGTTGGGCAGGCCAAAGGTGGGGATCCGGAGCAGCAGCTTCGCAACAAGCCCTGAAGAATAGCTGCCCTGGTAGATGATGACCATTGGGGTCCCGAGGATGGCGGCCTCCAGGGTCGCCGTGCCGGAGACGACCAGGCAGATGTCGGCCGAAGACATAACGTC
This Nitrospinota bacterium DNA region includes the following protein-coding sequences:
- a CDS encoding lysophospholipid acyltransferase family protein — protein: MEHPWWMSLLPAGAVLTRLLGRSLRCAFINYETEQRLRRTGEPILAIWHSQLFFFVYYYRDQAIPVMMSRSADGEILARLVNSLGFFPVRGSSSRGGMAAFREVVRLLKEGRGTGFAPDGPRGPRCLVQPGIIELARASGRPILPASFAARRRVVFNSWDRFVLPLPFSRVVVIYGEPLEVRPDDDGEAARLALEEQLIAITRRAEATWSR